One Fusobacterium russii ATCC 25533 genomic region harbors:
- the dprA gene encoding DNA-processing protein DprA, translated as MEKSFFTIDDEIYPESLKNICDPPEKIYYRGNLDLLKSERLVSIVGTRTNSSYGKLCCEKIVKKLIDADVVIVSGFAMGIDTISHKSCIENNGKTIAVIASGLDIIYPASNLNLWKEIEKKGLILSEYDYGTKPFRGNFPKRNRIIAGLSRAVVVVESKEKGGSLITANMALEEGRDVFAVPANIFSDVSKGCNSLIRDSRAKLLLSAEEILDEYGWSAIKSVDNKINSKLSKVQKEILDLLSSEKTLDNLIQESNLDLSVVLSEIMELELAGLIKSMAGGKYIKLL; from the coding sequence ATGGAAAAATCTTTTTTTACTATTGATGACGAAATTTATCCTGAAAGTTTAAAAAATATTTGTGATCCACCTGAGAAAATTTATTACAGAGGGAATTTAGATTTATTAAAAAGTGAAAGGCTTGTATCAATTGTAGGGACAAGGACTAACAGTTCTTATGGAAAGCTATGTTGTGAAAAGATAGTGAAAAAGCTTATAGATGCTGATGTAGTTATAGTAAGTGGCTTTGCAATGGGAATTGATACTATTTCACATAAAAGTTGTATAGAAAATAATGGTAAAACTATAGCGGTTATTGCATCAGGTTTAGATATAATCTATCCTGCAAGCAATTTAAATTTATGGAAAGAAATAGAAAAGAAAGGTTTGATTTTAAGTGAGTATGACTATGGGACTAAACCATTTCGAGGAAATTTTCCTAAAAGAAATAGAATTATTGCGGGTCTATCCAGAGCAGTAGTTGTAGTTGAAAGTAAAGAAAAAGGTGGTAGTCTAATAACCGCAAATATGGCATTAGAAGAAGGAAGAGATGTATTTGCAGTTCCGGCTAATATATTTTCTGATGTATCTAAAGGTTGTAATTCACTTATAAGAGATAGTAGGGCTAAGCTATTGCTCTCAGCAGAAGAAATTTTAGATGAATATGGTTGGTCTGCAATAAAAAGTGTAGATAATAAAATTAATAGTAAATTAAGTAAAGTACAAAAAGAGATTTTAGATTTATTATCCTCTGAGAAAACATTGGATAATTTAATTCAAGAGTCAAACTTGGATTTAAGTGTAGTTTTAAGTGAAATAATGGAACTTGAGCTTGCAGGTCTTATAAAGAGTATGGCTGGAGGAAAATATATAAAACTACTATAG
- the topA gene encoding type I DNA topoisomerase — MSKNKLVIVESPAKAKTIEKILGKSYKVLSSYGHIIDLPKTKIGVDVNDNFKPSYNTIKGKGPIVKQLKDAAKKADKIFLASDPDREGESIAWHIANTLKLNQDENNRIEFNEITEKAIKEAVKNPRKIDINKVNSQQARRILDRLVGYEISPFLWKMISPNTSAGRVQSVALKIICELEDKIKAFIPEKYWEVKGLFENKFNLNLYKVEEEKIDKLKDIKKLEQVKATLKKDYTVISSKISSKSKTPPLPLKTSTLQQLSSSYLGFSTSKTMSVAQKLYEGVEIKGEHKGLITYMRTDSTRISDEAKEMAKEYITKNFGKEYLGNSTKVKKNNKKIQDAHEGIRPTNINLVPEEIMQFLDKDQFKLYNLIWQRFLISQLAAMKYEQFEYILSREKIEFRGSINKIIFDGYYKVFKEEEDLPLGDFPDIKEGDVFNLTKLDIKEDYTKPPSRLTESSLVKTLETEGIGRPSTYASIIETLKKREYVELKNKSFVPTEIGYEVKSKLDKYFPNIMNIKFTAKLENELDEVDDGEKNWIDLLSIFYKELQEYEEKCKIALNEEIERIVESDVKSKEGNYYLIMKIGRFGKYLASPNPESKENISLKGINIPLEDIKNGKIYVKEQLELLNKKKEGIYTDLLTETSSRMLLKYGRFGAYLESEKYKEDGIRKTIPKEIKDKIEKKLISEENGILLIKESFEKIQNEEEEILKKAGKCEKCGRPFKIGNGRWGKFLACTGYPECKNIKKIK, encoded by the coding sequence TTGTCAAAAAATAAATTAGTCATAGTGGAATCTCCAGCAAAGGCAAAGACAATAGAAAAAATATTAGGAAAGTCATATAAAGTATTATCATCTTATGGACATATAATAGATTTACCAAAGACAAAAATAGGTGTAGATGTAAATGATAATTTTAAACCTTCCTATAATACTATTAAGGGAAAAGGTCCAATTGTAAAACAATTGAAGGATGCAGCTAAGAAAGCAGATAAAATCTTCCTAGCTTCTGACCCTGACAGAGAGGGAGAATCAATTGCTTGGCATATTGCAAATACTCTTAAGCTTAACCAAGATGAAAATAATAGAATAGAATTTAATGAAATTACGGAGAAAGCAATAAAAGAGGCTGTTAAGAATCCAAGAAAAATAGATATAAATAAGGTTAATTCTCAACAGGCAAGAAGAATTTTAGATAGGCTTGTTGGTTATGAAATAAGTCCTTTTCTTTGGAAAATGATTTCTCCTAATACGAGTGCAGGGAGAGTCCAATCAGTTGCTTTAAAAATAATTTGTGAATTAGAAGATAAAATAAAAGCATTTATTCCAGAAAAATATTGGGAAGTAAAGGGGCTTTTTGAAAATAAATTTAATTTAAATTTATATAAAGTTGAAGAAGAAAAAATTGATAAATTGAAAGATATAAAGAAACTGGAGCAGGTAAAAGCTACTTTAAAAAAAGATTATACAGTTATTTCATCTAAAATCTCGTCAAAGTCTAAAACTCCACCTCTTCCTTTAAAGACAAGTACTTTACAACAATTATCCTCTTCATATTTAGGTTTTTCAACAAGTAAAACTATGTCTGTTGCACAGAAATTATATGAAGGTGTAGAGATAAAAGGAGAGCATAAAGGACTTATAACTTATATGAGAACAGATTCGACAAGAATTTCCGATGAAGCAAAAGAGATGGCAAAGGAATATATTACTAAGAACTTTGGTAAAGAATACTTAGGGAATTCTACAAAGGTAAAAAAGAACAATAAAAAAATTCAGGATGCACATGAAGGTATAAGGCCTACAAATATTAACTTAGTTCCTGAGGAAATAATGCAATTTTTGGATAAAGATCAATTTAAACTGTATAATTTAATTTGGCAAAGATTTTTAATATCGCAACTTGCTGCAATGAAATATGAACAATTTGAATATATTTTAAGTAGAGAAAAAATTGAATTTAGGGGCAGCATAAATAAAATTATCTTTGATGGCTATTATAAAGTTTTTAAAGAAGAGGAAGATTTACCATTGGGAGATTTCCCTGATATAAAAGAAGGAGATGTATTTAATCTTACTAAGTTGGATATAAAAGAAGATTATACAAAACCACCTTCAAGACTTACAGAATCTTCTCTTGTAAAAACTTTGGAAACTGAAGGTATAGGTAGACCCTCTACATATGCCAGCATAATAGAAACATTGAAAAAAAGAGAATATGTGGAATTAAAAAATAAAAGTTTTGTTCCTACGGAGATAGGTTATGAAGTAAAATCTAAGTTAGATAAATATTTCCCTAATATAATGAATATAAAGTTTACTGCAAAGTTGGAAAATGAACTTGATGAGGTTGATGATGGAGAAAAAAATTGGATAGACCTTTTAAGTATTTTCTACAAAGAATTACAGGAATATGAAGAAAAATGTAAAATCGCATTAAATGAAGAGATAGAAAGAATAGTGGAATCAGATGTGAAATCTAAAGAAGGAAATTATTATTTAATTATGAAAATAGGTAGATTTGGAAAGTATCTAGCTTCTCCTAATCCTGAAAGTAAAGAAAATATATCTTTAAAAGGAATTAATATACCTCTGGAAGATATAAAAAATGGAAAAATATATGTAAAAGAACAACTTGAATTATTGAATAAAAAGAAAGAAGGTATATATACAGATTTGCTGACTGAAACATCTTCAAGAATGCTATTAAAATATGGTAGGTTTGGTGCATACTTAGAGAGTGAGAAATATAAGGAAGATGGAATTAGAAAAACTATACCTAAAGAAATAAAAGATAAAATAGAGAAAAAATTAATTTCTGAAGAAAATGGTATACTTCTTATAAAAGAAAGTTTTGAAAAAATTCAAAACGAAGAAGAAGAAATATTAAAAAAAGCTGGAAAATGTGAAAAATGTGGAAGACCCTTCAAAATTGGGAATGGAAGATGGGGAAAATTTTTAGCTTGCACAGGCTATCCAGAATGTAAAAATATTAAGAAAATAAAATAA
- the trmFO gene encoding methylenetetrahydrofolate--tRNA-(uracil(54)-C(5))-methyltransferase (FADH(2)-oxidizing) TrmFO: MKYKKEVIVVGAGLAGAEAAYQLAKRGIKVKLYEMKKNKKTEAHSKDYYAELVCSNSLGSNSLENASGLMKEELRMLDSLLIKLADKHKVPAGQALAVDRDFFSLEVTEILKNMENIEIIEEEFSDIPSDKIILIASGPLTSDNLFKNISEMTGEESLYFYDAAAPIVTFESINMDIAYFQSRYNKGEGEYINCPMNKEEYYKFYNELINAERAELKNFEKEKLFDACMPIEKIAASGEKTMTFGPLKPKGLINPRTQKMDYAVVQLRQDDKAGKLYNIVGFQTNLKFGEQKRVFSMIPALENAEFVRYGVMHRNTFINSTKLLDKTLKLKSRDNVYFAGQITGGEGYVCAIATGLYAAINIANRLEESENFLLDDVCAIGSIINYITEEKKKFQPMGPNFGIIRNLDEEKIKDKKEKYRRISIQALNYLKRKIKR, translated from the coding sequence ATGAAGTATAAAAAGGAAGTTATAGTTGTAGGGGCAGGTCTTGCGGGAGCAGAAGCAGCATATCAACTTGCTAAAAGAGGAATAAAGGTAAAACTTTATGAAATGAAGAAAAACAAAAAGACAGAAGCCCATTCAAAAGACTACTATGCGGAGTTGGTATGTAGTAATTCTTTGGGAAGTAATAGTTTAGAAAATGCTTCTGGGCTTATGAAAGAAGAGCTAAGAATGCTAGATTCTTTACTTATAAAGCTTGCAGATAAGCATAAAGTCCCTGCGGGACAGGCACTTGCAGTTGATAGAGATTTCTTTTCACTTGAAGTAACAGAAATTTTAAAAAATATGGAAAATATAGAAATAATTGAAGAAGAGTTTTCTGATATTCCAAGTGATAAAATTATTCTTATAGCAAGTGGTCCATTGACTTCTGATAATTTATTTAAAAACATTTCTGAGATGACAGGTGAAGAGAGTTTATATTTTTATGATGCAGCAGCTCCGATTGTAACTTTTGAAAGTATTAATATGGATATAGCATATTTTCAATCAAGATATAATAAGGGTGAAGGCGAATATATAAATTGTCCTATGAACAAAGAAGAATATTATAAATTCTATAATGAGCTTATAAATGCAGAAAGGGCTGAACTTAAAAATTTTGAAAAAGAAAAATTATTTGATGCCTGTATGCCGATTGAAAAAATTGCAGCAAGTGGAGAGAAAACAATGACTTTTGGTCCATTAAAGCCGAAAGGACTTATAAATCCTAGAACACAAAAAATGGATTATGCTGTTGTTCAACTGAGGCAGGATGATAAGGCTGGTAAATTATATAATATTGTTGGCTTTCAAACAAATTTAAAATTTGGAGAGCAAAAAAGAGTTTTTTCTATGATACCTGCTCTTGAAAATGCGGAATTTGTGAGATATGGTGTAATGCATAGAAATACTTTTATTAATTCTACTAAGCTTTTAGATAAAACTTTAAAATTAAAATCAAGGGATAATGTATATTTTGCAGGTCAGATAACAGGTGGAGAAGGCTATGTTTGTGCAATTGCTACAGGACTCTATGCAGCTATTAATATAGCTAACAGATTGGAAGAAAGCGAGAACTTCTTATTAGATGATGTATGTGCTATAGGTTCAATAATAAACTATATAACTGAAGAAAAGAAAAAATTTCAGCCTATGGGTCCTAATTTTGGAATTATAAGAAATTTAGATGAAGAGAAAATAAAAGATAAGAAAGAAAAATATAGGAGAATTTCTATACAGGCACTTAATTATTTAAAGAGAAAGATTAAAAGATGA
- a CDS encoding tyrosine-type recombinase/integrase translates to MQKLLKNFLYDLEFKEKKKYNTIISIKKDLEQFFDYFSKKNINEIEKIDFFMLKEYFYLLKSSKLSVSTFNRRLSSLKKFYRYLKNNNLIDENIILPLENLKIEDKVITYLNEEELEKFRNSIIGDNFNSARDRFLFELLYSSGITVSELLNLSEKNFILEDREIQFFKNKKKRFLFFSKNCKKAYLKYLEIKKEKFKENNSGEAIFVNNSNVRLTDRSIRRIISKYKEKACIEKEVSAYTIRHTFCMTMLRNGMPKEYLKYLLDMSSMDLLSTYGKLIRKGNL, encoded by the coding sequence ATGCAAAAATTATTAAAAAATTTTTTATATGACTTGGAATTTAAAGAAAAGAAAAAATACAATACTATTATTTCAATAAAAAAAGATTTGGAACAATTTTTTGATTATTTTTCAAAAAAAAATATAAATGAAATAGAAAAAATTGATTTTTTTATGCTGAAAGAATATTTTTACTTATTAAAATCTTCAAAACTGTCAGTTTCAACATTTAATAGAAGACTCTCATCTCTAAAAAAATTTTATAGATATCTAAAGAATAACAATTTAATTGATGAAAACATTATTTTACCTCTTGAAAATTTAAAAATAGAAGATAAAGTAATAACATACTTAAATGAAGAAGAATTAGAAAAATTTAGAAATTCTATAATTGGAGATAATTTTAATTCAGCTAGGGATAGATTTCTCTTTGAATTACTATATTCTTCTGGAATAACTGTTTCAGAACTTTTAAATTTAAGTGAAAAAAATTTTATTTTAGAAGACAGAGAAATTCAGTTTTTTAAAAACAAAAAAAAGAGATTTTTATTTTTTAGTAAAAATTGTAAAAAAGCTTATTTAAAATATTTAGAAATAAAAAAAGAAAAGTTTAAGGAAAATAATAGTGGAGAAGCAATTTTTGTAAATAACTCCAATGTCAGATTAACAGATAGATCTATAAGAAGAATAATTTCAAAATATAAAGAAAAAGCTTGTATAGAAAAAGAAGTCAGTGCATATACAATTAGACATACCTTTTGTATGACTATGTTGAGAAATGGAATGCCTAAGGAATATTTAAAGTATTTATTAGATATGAGCAGTATGGATTTATTATCGACTTATGGTAAGCTTATTAGAAAGGGGAACTTATGA
- the yqeH gene encoding ribosome biogenesis GTPase YqeH, translated as MTEKHCVGCGIKLQNEDSSLEGYTPKEIKKNENMYCQRCFQLKHYGKYTLNKLTREDYKREVNELLGKVDLVIPVFDIIHFEGAFDVDILDILREKDSIIVINKLDLIPMDKHPSEVANWVKNRLAEEGIAPLDIAIVSTKNGYGINGIYKKIKHFYPDGVNGMVIGVTNVGKSSIINRLVGKKIATVSKYPGTTLKNVLNKIPYTNIGLYDTPGLIPEGRISDFLCDICAQKTVPSTEISRKTFKTKKDRVIMMGNLLEFRILNEDEMKPIFTLFASREIPFHETNIEKAKELNKNNYFDIPCEKCREKFNSQKKEKKKIIINQGEELVFKGLGWLSVKRGPLKIELTIPNGVELIFRKAFIDPKR; from the coding sequence ATGACAGAAAAACATTGTGTAGGATGTGGTATAAAATTACAGAATGAAGATAGCAGTTTAGAAGGTTATACTCCTAAAGAAATAAAGAAAAATGAAAATATGTATTGTCAAAGATGTTTTCAATTGAAGCACTATGGAAAATATACTTTAAATAAGTTGACAAGAGAAGATTATAAAAGAGAAGTTAATGAACTTTTAGGTAAAGTAGACTTAGTTATACCTGTATTTGACATAATACATTTTGAAGGAGCTTTTGATGTTGACATATTAGATATTCTAAGAGAAAAAGATTCCATTATTGTAATTAATAAGCTTGACTTAATACCTATGGATAAACATCCATCTGAGGTTGCGAATTGGGTAAAAAATAGATTGGCAGAAGAAGGAATAGCACCACTTGACATAGCTATAGTCAGTACAAAAAATGGCTATGGTATAAATGGAATATATAAAAAAATTAAGCATTTTTATCCTGATGGTGTAAACGGCATGGTTATCGGAGTTACTAATGTTGGAAAATCCAGTATAATAAATAGGTTAGTTGGCAAAAAGATAGCAACAGTATCTAAATATCCTGGAACAACATTAAAAAATGTACTAAACAAAATACCTTACACTAATATAGGTCTGTATGATACTCCAGGATTAATTCCCGAAGGCAGAATATCGGACTTTCTCTGTGATATATGTGCACAGAAAACAGTACCCTCTACTGAAATATCAAGAAAAACATTTAAGACAAAAAAGGATAGAGTTATAATGATGGGAAATTTATTGGAATTTAGAATATTAAATGAAGATGAAATGAAACCTATATTTACTCTATTTGCCTCAAGGGAAATACCTTTCCATGAAACAAATATAGAAAAGGCGAAGGAACTAAATAAAAATAATTACTTTGATATACCTTGTGAAAAATGTAGAGAAAAATTTAATTCTCAAAAAAAAGAAAAGAAAAAAATTATTATTAATCAAGGTGAAGAACTTGTTTTTAAAGGTTTGGGTTGGTTGTCAGTAAAAAGAGGCCCTTTAAAAATCGAACTAACTATTCCTAATGGAGTAGAGCTTATATTTAGAAAAGCTTTTATTGATCCTAAAAGATAA